The Rhododendron vialii isolate Sample 1 chromosome 3a, ASM3025357v1 nucleotide sequence tatctatctatctctctccacttactatctctctttccaatcattaccttatttctctttccacccattaccaaaactaaaatatccaaAGTTACTAAACGAACGAGGCCATTGCCTTTGGATGACAAAATTCCCTTAGAATGTGGAAttagcgctctctctctctctcaaaacatcgtctctccctctctctctaaaaacattAGACTAGGATTTCCCAGGGGAGAGGAACCAAacgataattttttcttttcacattttGGCCCATGTAATTGTATACATCAACGGTGACTAGAAAGATGTTAATAGGTTAGTTCACAAAAGAGTCTAATCAGAAGCTATCCATAATCTTAAATCCCAAACGTTCATGATAGAACTCAAATCCTAACCTCCAACATGAAGAATACCAGAAGATGTCAACCGAACTAGAGCCCATtgacttctctctctttttctttttttttcttttttttttatccgctctgtctctctttttctttgatcTCCTACTTTTTCGATACTCCCcttcttttctatttctttccGCTAGTTCCAAACCCACCACAGTAGAAtcatgataaataaataaataaaaagtccAAAGGGGAataattttctttactttttcatGTCCCCCGAGAAAGAGTAAGAGCATAAAAATGTCAAACTTCAACTCCAGGACTAGCGATTCTTTGAGTCCGAAATACAGCCACCAATTTTGCCCGTAGTTAAAGACAAAACCCAAGGGTATTTCCGGGAAAAACGTGGCTCAAACTACACTCTACccacccaccccaccccacccaattctttttttttttcggtcaagcGGAAAATTCACCCCACCCAATTCACACATCCTATATAAACTCCACAATTACAAATCTTCAAAACTAAAACCCCAACAACAACCGGGCAAAAAGGCCCTAGCAAGGCAAATGTCCAATTCCTCTCCCCCGCCCTCCGCCACCGCAGGCGGCGGCGTCACCACCCTCTCCGACCTCCACGCCGACATCCTGACCACCCACATCCTCACCCGTCTCGACGGGCCCACTCTCGCCTCCGCCAGCTGCGCCTCCTCCCAACTCCGCTCCCTCTCCACCCAGCACCACCTCTGGGCCACCGTCTGCCACCTCACCTGGCCCTCCACCGCCACCTCCCCCCGCCTCCGCCGCCTCGTCTCCGCCTTCCCTGGCGGCCCCCGCTccttcttctccctctccttcCCCCTCCTCCACCCCACCACTACAACCACCgcgctgccgccgccgccggagCTCATCTCCGCCGTCGACATCCACTACAAAAACAACCTAATTTTCTCTAAAGTCCAGGAAACCGAGACTGTATCCGATTGGTTCCGGTGCTCCCCCTTCCGGGTCGATTTGTTGGACCCGAAAGAGGCCGTCCCCACCGCGGTCAGCCACCCGGACTGCGACGGCGCGTGCGCGTCACTCGCGGCGGATATGACTCTGAGCTGGGTCTTAATCGACCCGGTCGGGCAGCGGGCTGCGAACCTCTCCAGCTACAAGCCCGTGGCGGTCAACCGCCACTGGCTGAGCGGGGAGGTTCAGGTGGGGTTCGTTGCCGTGCTCCCCCGCGGCGGCCGGAGGGGGGCCTCAGAGGAGCACGTGCAGTGCGGGATGGTGATCACGTGCGGCGGGTCGGAGAGGGGCGAGATGCAGGTGAGGGAGGTGAGTTTGCAGATGGAGGACATGGACGGGATGCATTTGACGGGGGAGGAGAGTCTGGTAATTTTGCACAGGGCCATGGAGGGGAAGAGGGTGAGAAACAAGAGGAGGGAGGAAGAAGGTAGGAAGAGGTACAAAGATTACTTggagatgaagagagagagaagagagagaaagctgaGGAATGAAGGGACATTGGACAAGTTGTGTGTGGCCTTTGGGGTAGCTGTTTTTGGTGCATGGGTTTTCTTTCTCTGCTTCTGATGACCAAAaagaatttaattaattaaaacatACCCCCATGCATATGGTtagttaaatattttttttccagaattcACCTAGCTAGGTCAGTTAGTATTTGAAGTTGGTCACTCCGCGATTGAGTTCGATCATGGGCCGGAGACCTTAGTTTCTAAACTGGCGATCAAAGCTGCAGTGGGATTCTCCGCATGGCTTTCTGGAGCTCATGAGCTAAGGCAATACTCTCTCGCGAATATGTGAAAGTAGTCTATCAGCATGGCTTTCTGGACATGGATTGGGTTAGAAGAAGAGATAAAGCAACAAAATATGGGtttttatttgagtttttttttttttttttttttgtacagttCTATACATAGCAACATCAAGAAAACAgagattttttattatttttcaagaGATAATGGAATTGGAGGAGATGTCATattcagaagaagaaaacaaggtGAGATTATTATTGAGGTTGTCAAATATTCAAATTAGTACACTACCACGTGATTGTGGACTTGACCAAGTGTAGGTGAAATAGTTCTTTAGAGTACTTGGTGCTCTTAATAACCTTGCCTGTGGAAAATGACAATTGAGTGCACTAACGTACATTTGGTTCAAAGGGAAAGCCGTGGGTTGTTTTCATGTTTCTTTCTGGGGTGgggtttctactttcttggcCTTCACTTCAATATTCATCTCCTTGATGCAATAATTTGGAGAAATTCTCATGGAGTTCGTTAATGAGTGGTGTGAAATAGTTCTGCGTAAACTTAAACAACATAATTCGAACGGATAGAAATGCCGTGACACAAAATATCTAGATCGCTCACAGACGTTCTGAAATCTTCCGATACACATGCATCGAATCGTTTCGAAAACATGTGTCCAGTTCTGTGTACTTTAATTTGTGTGTGTTCGTGACATTGCTAGCAAGAAAAATGATTCTACTCCACTAAACACAACGGACTAGAGTCAAGCAATTCGCCAGCGTGTTACGAGCATCAAACTGGAAACACCACTTTTAAAAATCACAACAGTTTTCGAATCCGTCCATAAATGTTGAATATCCCTTGAGAAAAATATATGGTCTATATAATGACCATGTCGTAACACAGATGAACTTGCTAGACGACCCAGGTGGTTGAATGGAATGCTTTTTAGGTTTCAATTCTTGTCACCTATAACCTCTTTAACTCTCTAGCATATAAACTGCAAGGGTTTGTTTCCTTCTAGGATTAATTGAGATGCGTATAAATTGATTCGGACACCTAATTATTCCTTTGGCATTTATTATGAGATGTGCTACATTGGTCCaactttgattttgttttctcttatCGGCCATCAAATGTTAATAAGAGTACAACTTTGTATGGACCCGCCCGCTCTGGTTGGGGAACCCTGAAAAAGAGGTCATTGAAGAAGCCGCCGCGTTAGTTATCTTTCGAGATGTCTCtttccgtctctctctctcacacatctctctctctctctctctcttaatttttgatTTTACTGGAGGAAAAAGACACACTGATTGAGATAAGGGAAAGGCAATTGATTTCCaggttttcctattttttttttcaataaaagaaACGCATTATTGTGGTTTACTtgtatgataaaaaaaagagagaaggttaTGGGAGGGTTTTATGTACCTTTACCTtaacaataataaattaaaagaGTGCATTCATAAAAGCAAAGTGTGATCGATCCCCGATAAAATAACTCGAATATtcgcttagcaaaaaaaacaaaaacaaaaactatatATTCGATACAAAGTTTAACATTCTATATGAAATAATGCGATATAAAGAATTTGCCacatatgatatatatatatatatatatatatatatatatatacatacagtccgtctcccgtaaagaccacctcattttaataaaatgcgaaccttccattttccgatcgaatttcgatgatccgagccgctcaatgtgttcagaatgtgattttaagggtacatgtgagaaatcagcaaaaaaaaagaccgggaaggacttgatccgagcagtttttgtttattttttatcgaacggttcaaataaaaactgctcggacgAAGCTCTTTccggttttttttgttgttgatttctcccgggtacccttaaaatcacgttctgaacatattgagcggctcggatcttcgaaattcgatcgggaaataggagaaatgaggaggtttgcattttaactaaaatgaggacccccTCATGGGAGACTgactatatacatatatatattgattATCATCGTGTTAGCACCTTGAATCAATGGAAAATAGACGAAATGTATTTGAGTTCGAGACCAAATAAACTGGTGAAAAACGAAATAGGTCGAATTCAGACATTTTCTTCAAACTCGTTCATCAGAGTAAGCTTAACCAAACTATTTAACCAACGCTTTGAGATGGTATAAGAAACAAAGCAAGCTATGAGGATTACCACAAAAAAACCTAGCTGTGAGTTCAAGACTGATTAAACTGAGGAAATATAAAGACCAAATTGGTACAGTACATGTGTGCTATAAAATAATTACATAACAATAATCCTTGTGATGAAAAATTACTATAAAGTCCTAAAATACTAGTTAGCTAGTACTACTATAGATTAAGTAAAACATGCTAGTTAGTAAATTTGGTTAAGTCAAACATACTACTTTTTGAAGAAACTCTCTAAACAGTTATTTTTGCCACCAAGTTTGGACTGGACCAAAAATGAATATTCAACTATGGCATACTACTTTGAATGATCTATCAATTGATTCTTAATGTGACTTTATAATGAGAGTATTTGTTTTCCGTGAGATTGCATGTTCGAATCCCACGGAGTTCTTTGGAGCCATTGGATCTAGGGTTTACGCAATTATTAACTTAAGGGGTCTGGAATTCTGCGTGCAAGCTAATTCCGAAATtcgattataaaaaataataataatgaaagCGTTGCTATCTATAGAACACATAGCAACAAAAAGTCATGGGCTTAAATTATGATATGCAGTAATTAATAATATAAACTTCAACCTTGAAAGCATTGATGTGATATCACATTGCAACATAAAGTCATGGGTATGATGATATGcaggaataataaaaaaaaccttcaaCCCATCCCCATCATTGAAAACATGAACACAAAAACAGGCAAGGCAGTAAAAGCATGATCAAaactgggagagagagagagagagatttcttgGAACTTGTTTAACTAATCAACACTAGTTTTGTCAGAAAATAATTTGTTGCAATTGGCAATCTGCCTGTAGTTGGGGTAGATCTAAAATATTtagatcttgaaaaaaaaataaagaattttaattttaaatatgaAATTGTggctcatctttcaattttaaaaatGCATTCTAGCACAATACATTTTGCTTTTCGCTCCAAAAACAATCATAATGCAAAACTCTATAAATGTTGTGCGGAGAACCTTTGGTCCGCTCTAGCAATTGGGTGAGGTTGCCGTGAAGGGTTCACATTCCCAAGCAGAAGCTTTGTCTCAAACTGAACATTCCATAGCGGATGAAAACTCCTATGGTAACGTTAAGGGGGTTGCTAGTTGCCTCTCCATTCCACATATTGCTTCAATAAGAGTGCAGGGGATATGGACCGGAGAGATATGTCAGACAAACCATATCCTGTGaggagtaacttttttttttttgggggatcTATGTGAGTAATAACTGTATATCAAAGGATTTCAATAGCCTTCTTCCCCCAACCATCCCATTTTGGAAGGTTGTGTATAAATtcatactactccctccgttggactttgttgtgtttgtttccttttttggatgtctccaaaaattgtttatatctcttaatttataatattttatatatttcaatatagATTCttttttgatagatctcaattaattattttaaacaaagtttttgaaatcataaaaactTTATAGattgtgtgagatatagacaattttttgtgaggaacaaaaaaggaaaaaggcaCAACAAAGTGGGATAGAGGGAGTAATTAATTAGTAATTTTTCGTGACTCCGTGGAAGTAATTATTCAACGTTCCAGAGCCTACGTGGTACTGCCAACCATTTATGTTGCAACAATATATGCAGTAGAAACATTATCGTTTACTTTGAGTCTTTGATGATATTTTGTTTGCGTATTTCACATGATAATGACACATGATACTTCGAAAATACCCAATAATCGGCCTCTATACGGTTAATCACATTTGGCATTGCCCGGGACAAGATGGGCTTGTTGAGAATACAACAAGAGCAGCTCTTTTATAGGAGTAATTATTAAATGGTCTTCAGACCTTAATCCTCCACAACATATCCATGCGGAATTCAGTACCAAAAATCATTGACATGAATGTAATTGCAAAGGGAGCAACACGTGACAGTGGTCCACCTCAACTCTCCTAATTCTCTCTCTTAAACCCTAGCACGTCTACTCTCTTGAACCCTCGCACGTTTGCAAGTGCTGTGACCGGACGATCTAACACCAGTATAAGTTGCAGGAATCAGTCCCCCACCAACAAATACTATTACCTCTCTCAGGTTTGCTATGACGGTGTTTGTCGAAGACTTAAAATCGAAATCCGAAAGTATTGAAACCAGAATCGGTGTTTGTCGAAGACTTAACATCGAAATCTGAAAGTATTGAAACCAGAATTGGCACTCAAAGCTTTGACATAGCTTCCAGAGAGCCCACTCAGCCCAGAAGAGCGACAGCCTAGCTCTGGGGTTGTGACCTTGGATCAATAACATAGCCACCATCAATTCCCAATCATAGTTTTCGTACCAGCGAGCAAAAATAGGAGTAACTTTTTACAAAAGCAGAATCTTGTATCCGGATTAAATATATACACCTTTTCAGTTTATCTCTAATAACCAATACAAGGAATAACATAAGCTATAAACTGCTCCTGTGATAGCCCAAAATGTCGGAGCTTCACAAAGTTGCACAAGCTTATTATGCCATATTTCAGTGGCAAAAATCTGAAATCACGACGATTCAGCATTGAGCATTTGCAACAATGATAAGAAAGTGCAACTAATTGAACTGGTATTTGATACCTTCTGCTTGTACCATTTGAGTAGAATCATATCTTCGAAGGAATAATTAAAGGTCTGTGGTTGGCTCCGGAGGACCTCTTGCTATCGGCATCCCACTATCATCATATCTTCGAGGCTTTGCGTAGTCCACAAAAAGAACACGTCCATTCAGTGCCTGCCAGTAACCGAAACCCATTACTGATGAAGTCAGAGCTGTGTTTCAATCATGGATTTGTGGACTGATTTATCTTAGCTAATAGAAAGTACCAAAATAATGAGGAAACAAAACAATAAGTGAGAGTTTCTTCACTCCACTATCTTCTCGTGTTTTCTTTACGTTTGCCTTTCTCCACATAAACCCctccaaaaaatttcattatccaAAAGAGAGCCTAAACGTTTTAACCATGAAGATGAGAAAGTTAAAAAGCAACCTTTCCATCCATTTCCATTTTGGCTTTCTCAGCTTCATCTTTGGATGCGAAGGTCACAAAACCAAAGCCTTTTGAACGGTCTGATACTCTATCCATTACAACTTTAGCTGCCAAAAGGAACAGGGTCACAGTTTCATTATGCATAACAGATTCACAAGCTTATGGAAATAGTTTACTCAATGGTTCATAATATCCACAAGGCACCTTCAACAACTTGACCATATTGGGAAAATGCATCTAATAGTCCCTTCTCTGTAGTGTAAAAAGATAGTCCTGCAACAGGGTGCATAGAAAATGAAAGGCTGATGAGAAAATGTTCCAAAAGGAAAATATCGTTTATCCAAGGCCagagataaataaaataaaaaaatgacgcagattatccatttaaaattCAAGATGGAGGGTTCCTGCATATTAGAATTCAAGATTTTTTGTTTAACACGAGAGATACCTAATTGGCTTACACAATTTTTCCCTGCATTGACttcatgaaaagaaaaatgacttGGACTCCTCAACATATTAGAATTAGAAGATTAATAATAACGACACAAAAAAATCCCAGCTTGCAAATGAACTAATTTTCCTTGTTTAAAACATGCTAATGAAAGAAACGCCTTAGACTTATTTTGATCGTACACGCTTACATTCGCATGGAGTGCAGGTAGATGTGGTTGTCGAGGTTCACCACAACAACCAAACTGATTAGGTACCCTCTAAGTCAGACAACAAAACTATAGCCATATCATGATTCTCCTCAGTGGTGGTTTAGGTAAAGATGCAAGCACATAGTTGCACTTTAACTGGTAATGCTCACAAACGTTTTCAGAGGTTTAGCTTGTTCAGTGCAGTTGAAACTAAGGTCAAAAAGGAAGTCTAAGACTCTAGTATTGCTCATTGTTTTACTAACTGTTATGTGATGTTGGATAGCATTAAGACTTTAAATTGGAATATTGATCTCAATTTGGCTTTTGTACATTAATTCCTTGACTAAttatgtttggaaaaaaaacttggattcctaaatttttttgtaaggTAAGTTTCGGATCGGGGTGGGGATCACCGAT carries:
- the LOC131321390 gene encoding probable F-box protein At2g36090 encodes the protein MSNSSPPPSATAGGGVTTLSDLHADILTTHILTRLDGPTLASASCASSQLRSLSTQHHLWATVCHLTWPSTATSPRLRRLVSAFPGGPRSFFSLSFPLLHPTTTTTALPPPPELISAVDIHYKNNLIFSKVQETETVSDWFRCSPFRVDLLDPKEAVPTAVSHPDCDGACASLAADMTLSWVLIDPVGQRAANLSSYKPVAVNRHWLSGEVQVGFVAVLPRGGRRGASEEHVQCGMVITCGGSERGEMQVREVSLQMEDMDGMHLTGEESLVILHRAMEGKRVRNKRREEEGRKRYKDYLEMKRERRERKLRNEGTLDKLCVAFGVAVFGAWVFFLCF
- the LOC131321394 gene encoding small RNA-binding protein 11, chloroplastic, translated to MAALRKIPRHIFGQLSQQSTLVPPPSLFIFRRGIASKLFVKGLSFYTTEKGLLDAFSQYGQVVEAKVVMDRVSDRSKGFGFVTFASKDEAEKAKMEMDGKALNGRVLFVDYAKPRRYDDSGMPIARGPPEPTTDL